One Peromyscus maniculatus bairdii isolate BWxNUB_F1_BW_parent chromosome 14, HU_Pman_BW_mat_3.1, whole genome shotgun sequence genomic window carries:
- the Arf6 gene encoding ADP-ribosylation factor 6, which translates to MGKVLSKIFGNKEMRILMLGLDAAGKTTILYKLKLGQSVTTIPTVGFNVETVTYKNVKFNVWDVGGQDKIRPLWRHYYTGTQGLIFVVDCADRDRIDEARQELHRIINDREMRDAIILIFANKQDLPDAMKPHEIQEKLGLTRIRDRNWYVQPSCATSGDGLYEGLTWLTSNYKS; encoded by the coding sequence ATGGGGAAGGTGCTATCCAAGATCTTCGGGAACAAGGAAATGCGGATCCTCATGCTGGGCCTGGACGCGGCCGGCAAGACCACGATCCTGTACAAGTTGAAGCTGGGCCAGTCGGTGACCACCATTCCCACGGTGGGTTTCAACGTGGAGACGGTGACTTACAAAAACGTCAAGTTCAACGTGTGGGATGTGGGCGGCCAGGACAAGATCCGGCCGCTCTGGCGGCATTACTACACCGGGACCCAGGGTCTGATCTTCGTGGTGGACTGCGCCGACCGCGACCGCATCGACGAGGCCCGCCAGGAGCTGCACCGCATTATCAATGACCGGGAGATGAGGGACGCCATAATCCTCATCTTCGCCAACAAGCAGGACCTGCCCGATGCCATGAAACCCCATGAGATCCAGGAGAAACTGGGCCTGACCCGGATTCGGGACAGGAACTGGTATGTGCAGCCTTCCTGTGCCACCTCTGGGGACGGACTCTATGAGGGGCTCACATGGTTAACCTCTAACTACAAATCCTAA